The genomic stretch TGACCGCTTCACCGACCTTGATGTCTTTTTACCTTGGGATTTGCTCAGCCGCGTGTCGCGTTTCCATTTGCTCCCGAATTGGGAGGTCAAACTGGTTGGGACCGCCTCACACCACACTTCCGAAAACGGCCTGACCATCCCGATGTCTGCCAGTCTCTCCTTCCTCAAAACGGCAGACGCCGTCCTGTTCGCCAGCGGTCCCGGCGTGCAGACCTTGCTGACCGACCCAAGTGTACTGACCCAACTGCACAGTCTGCTCGATCCAAAGCGCCAACTGATCGGCTCGATCTGCTCTGGTTCGCTGTTGCTCGCCAAACTCGGTCTCTTGGACGGACTGACCGCGACCACCTATCCGACACGGATGAAGCAACTGGCCGCGATGGGGGTCGAAGTGCTCGATGCACCGCTTGTGATCCACGACCGCATCGCCACCGCCGCCGGGTGCTTGGCCGCCATCGACCTCACCCGCTGGTTGATCCAAACGCTTGCCTCACAGGAAATCGCAACCAAAGTGCTGGCGTCAGTCCGCCCCAACGGGATCTAAACTGATGTCCTGCACATCTGATTCTGCTCTTGCATAGGGTATGTCATGTTGGGCGATCGTCCGCAAGACTTTACGAACGGGAGGGGACCGAACAAGATGTGTGGGATTACCGGATGGATCGACTGGAAAGTCGATCTCACAGAACAGAGTTCGATTCTCAAACAAATGGCAGATTTGCAACATCGCCGCGGCCCAGACGCAGAAGGCATCTGGCTGTCTCCCCACGCTGGGTTAGCCCATCGCCGCTTGGCTGTCGTCGATCCTGAAGGCGGCGTCCAACCGATGACGCGCACATTTGGCGATGCCAGCTATACGATGATCTACAACGGTGAGCTGTACAACACCGAAGACATCCGCAAAGAACTTCTCGCCCGCGGCCACCGTTTCCAAGGCCATTCGGACACCGAGGTGCTACTCCTCTCCTTCATCGAGTGGGGCCCAGCTTGTGTGGAAAAGCTCAACGGGATCTTTGCCTTTGCGATCTGGAGCGACAACGAGCAAAGCTTATTTATCGCCCGCGACCGCCTTGGCGTCAAACCTTTGTTCTTTGCGGAGCGTAGCGGCGGCCTACTCTTCGCTTCCGAGCTGAAGTCCCTGCTCACCCATCCTCTGATCGAACCAGAAGTAGACAGCGAAGGAATCGCTGAAATTTTTGCCATCGGCCCGGC from Tumebacillus algifaecis encodes the following:
- a CDS encoding DJ-1/PfpI family protein, encoding MKIAILVFDRFTDLDVFLPWDLLSRVSRFHLLPNWEVKLVGTASHHTSENGLTIPMSASLSFLKTADAVLFASGPGVQTLLTDPSVLTQLHSLLDPKRQLIGSICSGSLLLAKLGLLDGLTATTYPTRMKQLAAMGVEVLDAPLVIHDRIATAAGCLAAIDLTRWLIQTLASQEIATKVLASVRPNGI